In Pelodiscus sinensis isolate JC-2024 chromosome 19, ASM4963464v1, whole genome shotgun sequence, the DNA window AGTCCTGCCGCGATTGCTGCCTCTGCTGTCACTCCTCCCTCCAGCATGTTTCTGCTGCCTCAGTTGCCCATCATGGTGCGGTTTGTATCCAGTGGCCCAAGTCACCAGGCGTGGTAGGCAGAATGCCAATAGCCAGTTCATGACCTTCGGCTCACTTCGCTTTCAATAcccaagggagggaggtgggggggttcTGCCCTCAAGTACCCTACACTGGCTTCTCTGTAGTTATACTAATCACCTGTCACCTCCTTATCGCTCCCATGCCAAACGGGAAGGGGATTCTTTCCACTGCTCACTTGAAAGCGGGCACAGAGCATAGCACGCCCTGAATGCTCTTCCCGGTCTGAGAATTCGGACTGAACCACACCTTGTCGTCTCTGTTCACTCACCAGCGTGTCACGGTGCCTAACTAGGCGACACTCGACAATGACATGCGAGGTGCTTCGCGCTCAGGAGGGACAAAACCCAACGCACAAACACACAAGGAGGACCACACGTTAGTACTGCACGAACGCAGCTGGAAGCGACAGCAGACCACAACTTGAAGAGGTGCTAACAACGGGATGCAGTTGCTCAAAAGGCGAACACCGGGAGCTGTGATCAGACAAGACACAGGAGGGAACTGCCCCACTCTGCTTATCCCAGGTGTTGATGACCAActggagagtccagaggagagctcAGTAGCAATACAAAGTTCTGAAAGCCTGACCTAGGAGGCAAGGTTAAAAATCCCGGTACGTGTAAGTCTTGAGTAGAGACAGCCGAGGAGGGTGGGAGCCGAGATGCCTCGAGCTACATTAAGGGCTGTTAGAAAGAAGACAGTGAGCGGTAGCTCTCTGTGTCCACAGAAAGTAGGACAAGGGGTAACAGGCTTACTTTGTAAGGAGAGAGATGTGGAAAGATTTTCCAAATATCCGCTCTAACCATGAAGAGAGTTAGGAGCTAACAGGCATCCCACAGAGCTATGGACTCATTGGTGGTGTTTAAGATCAAgtcagaccaggggtgggcaatcattttttgccgggggccacttcagaaatttctgaagtggtcccgggccacactggaaggggtggggcctcaagtagaagaggagagggggccaggatacttccctgcgtCTGGGGGAGAATGAagtgcctttgccccctcccACAAGGTTCCCCATAGGATCctatgcccctggcggtgggaagagacttcacacgctcccccttctgcccccaggccaatcaggactcaggggcaggggagcacgtgaagcctcctcccgtcccgccaggagcacgtggcgcttctaagcactgcaagctcctcacagggcagggacaggggcagggcggaggaaactttgcgcaATTCCCCCCACACTCAGGCCCTAAattggcctgggtgtgggggagcggcagggcctctgcaggccagatccacccacttggcaggctggatccggcccacggaggcccttttggcCACCCCTGAGTTAGACAGAGCGTGGTCAGGGATGGCTCAGGGTTCCTGACTCAGTGCAGGGATACATTAGACCACCTCTTCAGCCCTACATTTATATGACTAAGCTATTCAGAACAGACAGTGCATGTGCCTGCTGCAGTAAGGCCCTGACCCTGGCTAGACACTGCCGTAATACAAATACACAGAACACAAAAGCTCCTAGTGACGACTAGCACCGAAGTCAAATGACCCAAAAGTCACGTAGCTTTGCAAAGTTAAAGTTCCCAACCAGACCAGAACAGTTCGGATGGGCTGTGCGGTGCAGAACGTGGTCAGGAAGGGAGGATAACCGGTGACTGCACTCTGCTAACTCTGTCCCACCCCAACAGCACACAGCAATGACCCGGGGCTATCTCCGGGTGGAGAAGCAGCTTTACTGTGCTGAGATTGCGTGACCACCCCAGGGACTTatgcaccctccttccccacacacagacctcACCCATGCTAACGCAGCAGCGTGCTTCTATCAGCCATCGCTGGCGGCGTGGTTTGATGGGCAAACCCCAAACACTCCTACCAGCCAGTGCAATCTCAGGCTTGTGTTGGTTTGTAATTGTTTACCCAGAGACGCTCAGCTGGAGCCTTTTAGCAATTTTACAGCTGGGCTGACTAAGGGGCAAAGGTCAAGTAGGTTGGAGGGTCATACACTGAACAGTGGTCTGTTGCGGTAAAATCCagcggcttcttgctcaagaaacaaGCTCCTTGTGCCAGGTCCTTTCAGGAACAAACATTCATTTTTTGACGGTTCTAAGTTGGGAGAGGGTAGGTCAGTTCACGGCAGAGACCGGAAGTGCAGGTTTAGAAGAGGGGGAAAAACCACGCCAGCTGACCGCTGCTGAAATTCAGGGGGAAACAAGGAAGGTGAAAGGATGCCAACCACACGGTTGTGATTTCACCCAACGTTAGAAGGGCTGACTCGAGCCGCAGCCCAGCTCAGGCAACCACGCCTGCAAGGCGTTGCTCACGGGCGAAGCGAGACAGCTACTCGGCTTTGCACACGCACTCAAAGGGGTTTGGCCCGATTTATTTCAGGGTTCAATAGAACTGCCTGACTGTACCCGGAGGGCGGGGCAGCTCCTCCGCAAGACAACGAAGGCAGCCTCTCGCATGTGACGTGCAGACGCTGAGGCCGACCTCCTGAATGCACAGACAACGTCCAACATTTGTGGGTCTCAGACTAGAACCGCATGCCCCACACAGCTCAACGCCACCTCGTGCAAAGCAGAGTTTGAGGCATCCTCTGCCACAGCAGACAGTGAAGCATTCTGGTCACCGTGTCTCTTCCCCCGTCGATCCTGCCAACCCGAagacagggagagcagggggagggattTCAGAAGCTGAGGAGGCTGGATCCTACagcacagccccaggaagcaccccAGAATGATTAGCCAACAGCAACGCCCACTTCATGGCTTTCTGATTGACCAGGCTGGAGAAAGCTCTGCTGAACTGTGCAAACTTCAAAGGCTGAAGAGAACTTTGAGTGCGGAAGGTGCCTTTGGCTCTTTCTGTGCAGAGACAGGCCTGGCATTCTGGGGAGAGTTTTGATCCCCCCGGACTGGCgcacagctactgctccatgaaGTCAAGTGACAAGCACAGGTCAGTGCCTCGTGTTTGGTGTAAGCAAGTGTCCTTGGGCGATTAGTTTAGCACAGGGCCCATTTGCACGGCCTCTAAAGAGGCCAAACTTTACCTTTCACTCAATGCCCTGCTCCAAAGAACCAGCATTGGCACAAGCATTCTTCAGCCAGCTGGAGAGATGGCTCGGTGAGCACCCAAGTGCCAAGATCTCCTTTTGTGCCAACAGGAGTTAAACATACCAATTGTTCTTTGAAGCATGGAGCATAAAGGGAAGGCATGAACCTACTTCCCAACTGAGTAGCAAGTGCGTCACTTCTGGGAAAGGGCAGGTCATCTTTTCTCTAAAGTTAAACTGACCTGGTTACAGATCCATGGCTTATCAATCCTATATACACGGCCTCCCAGCAGGAAGCCGGTTCGCTAGGCATTTACAGAAGGAGGTTCCCGCTGGCTGCATTCCAGACATGTACTCAGCAGCCTTGCCTCACGGAACTGCGTTTCCTGGTTCGTGCTGGTTCGGTCTCTCAGCAATCAGAGCTTATCGGAGAAATGCTGCTCAACTGGACTTGAATCTTTACCCTTGCTGAAAACGACGTGAGTGTTTTATGGACTATAATCCAAAGGGCAAGGAATTACTGATACAGAACCAGACACTTTAGCAAAGACTTTCAGCTTTCCATTCTAATGAGAAGTTTTACAGAGATTTTTGTCTGGCGAGCCAGAGGATAAAGTTGCTGACAGAAAGACATCATAGCAATAATTAATATTAGCTTAACTCCCGCCACAGACAAAAATCTTCTGAATGAAATAGTATTAATTCCTATTAAAAAACATTAACCTGAGTTAAGATTGTAAATACCTGTTATTTATAGGGAAATGTCTCTGGAGAACTTTACTGGAAAGACCAAATTCCTGTTACACCAAGGCAACCCAAACAATCAGAAACCATGGCAACAAAGGTAAGGTGACgcaaacaaccttaactctgccccccaATTGGGCACTGATGTAGGATGCCTCACAGCTCAGCTTCAAATGCTACAGATGCTGCTGCAGTTTTCGGGATCTACGCACTTGATGATACAGGCCCCCATTCCCTGCAATcatttacacacatgcttaattttactaCAGGGAACAGTTctagtgaaatcaatggaacatCTCACAGAAGCAAAGTTAAGCATTTGCATATTTACAGGACTGAGGACATGCTGACCACACACTGCTACAGCATTTTAACTGAGTTACAAATGCCTTCACATCACTACAACAAAACCCTCACTCTTTATTGAAGGCCACCTCAGTCACCAGACAGGTTTTAACAGCTCTGCACATTTGCCACAGAAATCTATTCTCATCCCTTAACATGATAGTTATGTATTTCTTCACCAAAACCAATCATACTGGGACCATCAGGTAGGACAATTCTTTAAAAATGCATGATGGACTCAGCACAGTCCATGTAATAGGTGTTGTCAGGTTAAGGGCAGTATTTCAAGTCCTTCATTAACAGATCTATTATACTTACACCACGTGCAAGTCTGCCCTGGAAGGGGGCAACGTTAACGTTGTGTGGGATGACCTCTCAGGTGTGTGACTTACCTTCTCCTAGATTCCTTCCCCACCACGTTACCCTTAGTACGGGATTACCAGCAACAAGTCCcaacatttgtatttttaaagaaacTAAAAGCATTTTCTCACCGTGTTTCGCCACAGCAATCGGCAGGGTTAAGATCATAAATACCTTAAACATTTTGCCTGTGAATTTCCTCAGATTAGCAGTGTCTAAAAGGGTGCGTATGTTGACCTGGACATCTGGGCAGCACTGGCTGAGAGGTGAGATTGTCAGGTCCAGCACCAGAGTGTACTGGGTGAACAAACAGAAACGGAACCTCTGCATACGGCTGTGGTGATTCTAAGACTCCCATGGGAAGGCAGGGGTACTAAGGCACATGAGCCTTAGGCCAGAGCTGGGAGATAAGCAGGCCAGATGCGGCTCGCTacagttagcccctggtgggccaccatgtgctttatttacctgtgcaccCATATGAGTGCTGGCAGCTCCcactgccattcccagccaataggaactaTGGGAAGTACTGTGTCAtttcccacccccccacactgGCCAGGAACCAATGGAAGCTGCGAGCAGGCGTACCTGCAGACATGGAGGTAAATAAAATATCAGGTGGCCTGCCAGCGACTAACCCTAGCAAACTGCATGCTTagtgctcacccctgctctaggctgatACAGATGTTACAGATGCCAGCCCCTAGAATTCTTGTTTATTCCTTACAGACTTTGATAGGCAGGGTTCTGGGCAAAGGCAACTGACAAATGAGCAATCCATGAGCGAAAACATTCGATTTCCTAGTTACTCAGTTTGTTGATCCCACTGTTTCATGGCTGGATCTCTTCTTATTCTACTTACCAGCCCTGCAGTTCAGCAAAGGCCTGCTTCATTTTCTTAATGGAGGCATCCATCTCCTCTTTAACCACAACTCGATACCGTGCCAGTGAGACGGTGCAACGTTGGAGGTCCTTCACTGATTTCTCAATATTGGAACCTATGGacataaaataaagtaaaataaaaaactcCAACCCGGCCAAGTATGTTGGCTTATAAAATCTTCCAGATTGCGATAAATCATAAAGGAGTCTCAGTTCCTTTCAAAACCACAGACTGCTTGGCTTTAAACTCCCCCTCTGCCTTTTCCTGTTGCAAAACCATCGGATTCTGTCTGGATAGCCGTGGAAGTTTTTTTGGGCTTAGAAAATCTCCTCCTTACAGCAAAGGACACAGACATGTCCCTGGATTTTCATATGCAGGAGAGAGCTAATGCATCTCCTGTATGTTGCTCCTATGCGACAGATTGGGAACTGCTGAAGGGAAGCCCACCTCAAAGAACCAACAACAAGCAGAAGCACTGGAAAAATTGCCCAGTTATACTGAGGAGAGAAATCATTCAGATGCTAAATCAAAGCCATGCAGAGCACTTCTTCCTCTGAAAGCAGAGAGAGACGAAAGCCTCGGCTATTTGTTACAAAGGTTAGTCTTCACACTTCAGATCTCCAGCGGAGCAGATCACCATGCCTCTGCAGCTCCCTGACTGCCATCCTGCCCGACAAGCTAAATTAGCAACAGCTCATTATGGGGCTCGTTACAGCAAAAAGGAGAACTACCAGCACTAGGGGCCGAGTGTTCACATTTCACTAAAGCAGAGGATAACGATGGTGTTTAAAATTGGGGTCTCAGAGGTCCTTCCTGCTGACGAGATGAGAGAACAGAGGTAGAGAAAGcagaaagaaataaaagaagAGGCTGTCATGTCTTGTAACCGGGTCTCCTAAAATCTTTGGCTCCTAAACCAACTCACTGAGGAGGGGAAGAACATGCAGGCTCCATGACGGAGCACACAGAGAGTCAGGATAAGCACATGAAGCCTGACTTTCTGCTCAGCTACTACCCCCATGGTACAGATGGGCTTGGTGCTTCCAGCATGACAGCTGAACTGCTGCCAAGAGGAGGACAGAGCACTACAAGTCatgggctggagcatacaaaggCTGCTAGTTTGCATCACAAAGGCTAGTGTGCCTTCCCAGCCACCAGTAATCCACTAAATCTGAGCTGTCCACCCAGAGCAGAGGCCAGAGAGCCCTGCAAGGTAACCCGCTCTGGAACTCAAGCACATGAGGCTCCTTGAGGCCTTACCTAACTTCTTGCTGGAAGAAGAAACCGGAACATCTTCCAGCATGGCTGAAGAGAAGGAAGCCGACATCTGGTTGCTTGCTGTGGACCTAGACTTGCTGGCATTCCTCTGCCCTGGCTGCGGCCTGACAGATGGAGGATTATGGGAAGAGTGCATTACGGGTGACTTTGGCTCAAAGTCCACTATTCCATTGTCTAGCTCAGACACTGCTGTAGAAAAGCAAGTGAGTTCagggaaacaaacaaataaacaaacaaagctGAAACAGGGAGCACAGAAAGTATTCCAGGCTCAACAGCCCCCTTCCCACCCAAACTTAAACCAAGAGGGCGAGCCCTGCTTTCTGTGACAACCGCCACAGAGTAGAAAGCAAACagagcagctgcaccaccaaaGAGTTTGTGCTACTTACAAACACCCCCAAAACCCTCCGTATTCAGAACTGGCACAAAGAAAGGCAGCAGTAAGAGAAGGGAGAAAGCAGCTCTTTGAAAGCTTACAGAGCTATTCAAGGTCTGCAGTACTTCAGAAGGACTAACCTGTTCCATCAGGCATGTCAGGTGTGGCCGAGTCACAATCCTCTAACTCTCTGGCATCTATTGAAAGCGTATCCAAGCCTTCACTGAGCGAGTCCACAGACTCTGTGTCGTTGGCTGAGCCGTTGACGTGGTAACCATTAATCCCGCCCTTCTCCGAGGACGCTGCAGACTGTTCCCCTTCGGTGGATGCCAGTTTCCCAGGATCTGGGAGGCCAGCGCCTGCTTCAGCTGGAGGTTTGGGTTtggttttcttctttttgttcTAAGGATTAAATACACATCCCACAAAAACCAGGCTAAGCTTAATTGCTGAAGGGACAATTCATCTTGTGCTTGCTGCCCAGGAGTCGCTGAATAAAATGCTTTTTCAGCCAGACCCGACTGTTGGTCCTATCACTGCAGGGTGGATTGATTCAACAATAAAGAGACCCTGGTATTAATGAGGTGTGCGCACTATTCTCTCTAGTGGTGTGTGGGTGAAGCCAGGAACCAGTTACTAGATGAATGCTGCCTTTCACGTCAGTTACACAGAAGCAACATTTCAGACTACCTCCTCAAGGTTAGTCCTGCTGGGGACAGTGATCCACGAGGTAATACCAgatcccctgcctcagcccatgCCCAACCCCCGTTAAGATGTGACTGAACTCAGTGCTAGAGGCTGCTCTACCCAaatctcccctcccactcccccccccacgcctTTTACACTTTCTGCCTGTCAGAGCTTTAGTCTTTGCTCCTTAGTGTCTGCTAGCTATTTATAAATTGCAGTTTGGTAGGATCATCGCTTCACTTCATATAACTGCAGTGTACTTCGATACAATGGCCTTGATCGCTAAACAAGAAGTGAAAACACCCTACATTAACTGCTTGGGTAGGGCTCTGAACAGATGAGCAGGCAAAACCGCCAAGGAGCAAAATGTGCGTTGCAACAAAAAGAGGCATCAAGGCAGAGGCCTCGGGAAATAAAGGCTGCTCCGCTCCAAGAGGTCGTGACGGGACACGCAAAATGGGCTGAACTCATACAGAGTCACAGAAGAGAGCCTTGCCACATGGCGGCGGAAGCCCAGCATGTCTCTGTGGTTTCACCACACCATAGAACAGGGAGGAGAATTTGCGGCCAAGGTTGTACGTTTTCATGGTGATTCTGCAAGGCAACGTCATCCATACAACACCATATAACTGACCCAATTGCTTTGTGGTGTTTTGGGAGGGGGAGTTTCAAACCACCTTTTGAAGTCATCAGATAGAGCATCCCACCTCAACTGTGactttagactagggatgtaaaaccctgtttcatcagttaaccagctaaacGTTATGTTCAACTATTTAAACAAGGTGGGTGGGGGGCTGTTCCagactggctgggctgctggttaaccataaccggtaaGCAACACCCAGAAAGggcaatgcttaccagttaaccattcacatccctaacaggCTAGATGGAGCAGTGACTACCTAATTCTGTGCACAGCAATATATATTTGCCCCCTGGTTTCTTTCCTTCTTCCTCACGATTTAGCATGGAATTATAGAAAGTGCTGGGTCTCTAACGTGCTCTGGAACCTTTAAAGAAGCAAATGCCAGGGTAATACGGACCACAGCAAAGTAAGTGAAAACACATTTTTAAGGTTACCTTTTTCTTGCCAGTTATTGTCCATTCTTTCAATACTTCGCTGGCATTGCCTGAAATGAAACTTAAGATAAGCACAGGAAAACGCTTCCCACTCACCTACCCTTGCCCCACACAAGAACCAAGGCATGTTCATAACTAGAGCCAGCTGGACTATTTCCTCCAGCTAATGACGTAAAGAAGTTGAGTTTCAATTCTCACAGGTGCTGATGTAAAAGGATCGGTTTCAGTTTTGCTTTGGGAACATCCCACTCATCAGAATAACTCCTTCATACAATGCAGCTTCCAGGTAACAACCCTCTATTGACACTGTGATGCTAAAGACTCTGGCCATTTTGGAACTTTATACCCCCTACTTCAAGGCATTAGGAATAGCTGCACAACCCATCTGTTCTCTTAGGCATGTTGAGAGCGAGAGGGTGAGTACAGGAAACAGGCAAGAGGTGCACAAAGACAGTTTCGCTGGCGAACACCTCCTGTCCTACCAGGCAGGAATTCTATCAGCTACAATGTGCCACCTGATCCAGGGGCTGCGATTCATGTTTCAAAAGGGAGGCGAGAACTACCCCAAGGTTGCTGCAGACAGTTCTTTTCTTGTGCACAGGAGCAAGAAACACAAGAGTTAAATATTGAACGCAGGAGAGACCAAGTATCTTTTGATACAAAGTCATGGTCTTTTCTTCTTAAAGCCTAATGGGGCAGATGCTGAATTAAATGATGGGAAGGCCGAGAGGACTGTCCTTGGATTGGCTTTCAGGAAAGCCAACGTGGGAAGAGTCTGCACTTGGATAGTTTACAGAGATCTGACAGTGTCTCCCATCACAAAGGCTACAGACTATAAAAAAGCCTATAGTCATTTCCCAAAAGCTATGCAGTGACTGCTGAAGAGACACACTATTTCTAAACAAACCCCACGAAGAAAATGTCAGCTAAAGCCCAGTTTCCAAGATCATGGAACTAAAGATTGCTACCTTCCATAAAGGCCTGCACTGTTCTGTCCACACAGTTATCAAAGTGCTGTAGCACCAGAATGATTTCATTGTTGCTCTTGTTGGGGACCACCGCACGTACTGCGCTGATCTGGAAGAGAAGAACAAGGAGTCAGATGTTGGTACTTGCTTACCTTCTGCATGCCAACACTAAGCTTGCATCAAAGGGTACTGTACTGTACAGAACATGCAATTGCTTGGCTCTGGTATCACAAGGCCAGGACAATGCATCttggagaaaaacaaaactttagtAAGTTCATGTGTTCCCTGTGTCCTCTCACCAGCAGTTCCACTGCCAAAGAAAAGCCACAGAACACTTACCTTCTCCTTCATGTTTTCAAAGGTTCCTCCTTGGGCCATCACAGTGTTGGACTGCACATCAAAAATAAACCCTGATGGATCTGTAAAGACAGTGCAAGGTTGTGAGACAGAGCAACCTAAGGCAACCAGTTAGCTCAGAGGTTTGCCTTGCAGAGGCAAGAGGCAGTTTTCTGAAACTTCCAGTGACGGTGCAGCAGCAAACAAAGAACAGCAGGCACTACTAAAGAGAGAGATAGATAATGAGACAGACACTATCATAAGACCACCAtagaaatccatggtacacccacacctggAATGTTGCATCCACTTCTGAACACCCCCTCTGAGAAGGGATCTAGTGGagctggaaagggttcagaggaGGGCAACAGAGATGATCAAGGTTACAGAATGGCCTCTGTATGAGAAGAGACTAAAGATCAAGGCTGGTAAGGGAAGAAGAGAGAACTAAGGTGGGAGACCATGGAGAGCTGCAGAATCAGGAATGGCATGGAACACGTGAACAGGGAAGGGTTATTTATCCCTTTCCACAACACAAAAACCAGGGCTCACCCATTGAAATTAACAGACTGCAGGTTTCATGCAAATTTTTTCTTCATACATTGCACAATTAACCAGTGAAACATGGCACCAGGGAATGTTGTTAAGGTTAAAAATAGAACAGTTCCAAAGAAAAATGGGTAAGTTCacagaggacaggtccatcaatggctattagccaaggtgaCCAAGGATGCAACCTTATGCTCAAGGCATACAGAGGCCTGGAAGGGGAAGAGATGTGGGATCACCCCAACTGCCCTGTTCTGTATACTCTGCTAAAGCTCTGGCACCGGTCACCATcagagacaagatactgggctaggtggaccattAGACTGGCCCAGAATGGACTGGCCCAGTATGATCGCTCTTACTGCATTACCTGCAAAAATATAATATTAATTGGCTAATTCTAACCATGCAATcaatggaggcagcagcacagattcACATACGTTATAGCCTCATCTAAGACCATGAGGCAACAGCAGATCAATCTAGCACACTTGACCCTACACCAAAGTAAAGATGTTAAAATGccgttaattgactagtcgactagccaatggaatttccattgagtagtcgataggcacgtccacattcctcctttgaaatgtacaagagccccagcaggaactCCACGTACAGCCTGGGCCAGCGAGAAATCCTGCTGATTCCTGGCTGCACTtggcatgcctgctttgaaatgcacaggtgTTCcaagcgggggctcttgtgcatttcaaagccagggAGTCGAGGTTCAGcgtgggactccccagctgaacccgggttctggggaagtgttgcgcagagcccgggatcagctggggagttctcagctgaccccaggctccatgggagctgcccctttgaaatgtgcagaggcggcattttaaagggacagccgCCTCACAGCTGATCAGTTGTGAGATGGCTGCTCCTTTGAATCGCTGCCTCTGTACATTTCaagggggcagtggagcctggggtcagctggggagtccccagctcacccctGGCTCCACGGCTGCCCATTTG includes these proteins:
- the SPATS2 gene encoding spermatogenesis-associated serine-rich protein 2 isoform X1, with product MDPSGFIFDVQSNTVMAQGGTFENMKEKISAVRAVVPNKSNNEIILVLQHFDNCVDRTVQAFMEGNASEVLKEWTITGKKKNKKKKTKPKPPAEAGAGLPDPGKLASTEGEQSAASSEKGGINGYHVNGSANDTESVDSLSEGLDTLSIDARELEDCDSATPDMPDGTAVSELDNGIVDFEPKSPVMHSSHNPPSVRPQPGQRNASKSRSTASNQMSASFSSAMLEDVPVSSSSKKLGSNIEKSVKDLQRCTVSLARYRVVVKEEMDASIKKMKQAFAELQGCLMDREVALLAEMDKVKAEAMEILVSRQKKAGALKKMTDVAVRMSEEQLVELRADIKHFVSERKYDEDLGRVARFTCDLDTVKKSISSFGQVSHPKNSYSTRSRCSSLTSVPPSPSDPSALACASAPSLPPASRKPPSSAETPAAGASAGSRPCLPHREAFQGNRRRGQGSRLQGQRRSGPSNPGRPDSTNRSRNGPWAQPSSKSQNSQCRPAGIANDPGQTHSTGTSGTGTVHSAQAHPATPDTETVGLPQRRPRARQLEAASS
- the SPATS2 gene encoding spermatogenesis-associated serine-rich protein 2 isoform X3, producing the protein MSKKQNQKDPSGFIFDVQSNTVMAQGGTFENMKEKISAVRAVVPNKSNNEIILVLQHFDNCVDRTVQAFMEGNASEVLKEWTITGKKKNKKKKTKPKPPAEAGAGLPDPGKLASTEGEQSAASSEKGGINGYHVNGSANDTESVDSLSEGLDTLSIDARELEDCDSATPDMPDGTAVSELDNGIVDFEPKSPVMHSSHNPPSVRPQPGQRNASKSRSTASNQMSASFSSAMLEDVPVSSSSKKLGSNIEKSVKDLQRCTVSLARYRVVVKEEMDASIKKMKQAFAELQGCLMDREVALLAEMDKVKAEAMEILVSRQKKAGALKKMTDVAVRMSEEQLVELRADIKHFVSERKYDEDLGRVARFTCDLDTVKKSISSFGQVSHPKNSYSTRSRCSSLTSVPPSPSDPSALACASAPSLPPASRKPPSSAETPAAGASAGSRPCLPHREAFQGNRRRGQGSRLQGQRRSGPSNPGRPDSTNRSRNGPWAQPSSKSQNSQCRPAGIANDPGQTHSTGTSGTGTVHSAQAHPATPDTETVGLPQRRPRARQLEAASS
- the SPATS2 gene encoding spermatogenesis-associated serine-rich protein 2 isoform X4, translating into MAQGGTFENMKEKISAVRAVVPNKSNNEIILVLQHFDNCVDRTVQAFMEGNASEVLKEWTITGKKKNKKKKTKPKPPAEAGAGLPDPGKLASTEGEQSAASSEKGGINGYHVNGSANDTESVDSLSEGLDTLSIDARELEDCDSATPDMPDGTAVSELDNGIVDFEPKSPVMHSSHNPPSVRPQPGQRNASKSRSTASNQMSASFSSAMLEDVPVSSSSKKLGSNIEKSVKDLQRCTVSLARYRVVVKEEMDASIKKMKQAFAELQGCLMDREVALLAEMDKVKAEAMEILVSRQKKAGALKKMTDVAVRMSEEQLVELRADIKHFVSERKYDEDLGRVARFTCDLDTVKKSISSFGQVSHPKNSYSTRSRCSSLTSVPPSPSDPSALACASAPSLPPASRKPPSSAETPAAGASAGSRPCLPHREAFQGNRRRGQGSRLQGQRRSGPSNPGRPDSTNRSRNGPWAQPSSKSQNSQCRPAGIANDPGQTHSTGTSGTGTVHSAQAHPATPDTETVGLPQRRPRARQLEAASS
- the SPATS2 gene encoding spermatogenesis-associated serine-rich protein 2 isoform X2; this translates as MDPSGFIFDVQSNTVMAQGGTFENMKEKISAVRAVVPNKSNNEIILVLQHFDNCVDRTVQAFMEGNASEVLKEWTITGKKKNKKKKTKPKPPAEAGAGLPDPGKLASTEGEQSAASSEKGGINGYHVNGSANDTESVDSLSEGLDTLSIDARELEDCDSATPDMPDGTVSELDNGIVDFEPKSPVMHSSHNPPSVRPQPGQRNASKSRSTASNQMSASFSSAMLEDVPVSSSSKKLGSNIEKSVKDLQRCTVSLARYRVVVKEEMDASIKKMKQAFAELQGCLMDREVALLAEMDKVKAEAMEILVSRQKKAGALKKMTDVAVRMSEEQLVELRADIKHFVSERKYDEDLGRVARFTCDLDTVKKSISSFGQVSHPKNSYSTRSRCSSLTSVPPSPSDPSALACASAPSLPPASRKPPSSAETPAAGASAGSRPCLPHREAFQGNRRRGQGSRLQGQRRSGPSNPGRPDSTNRSRNGPWAQPSSKSQNSQCRPAGIANDPGQTHSTGTSGTGTVHSAQAHPATPDTETVGLPQRRPRARQLEAASS